A genomic window from Suricata suricatta isolate VVHF042 unplaced genomic scaffold, meerkat_22Aug2017_6uvM2_HiC HiC_scaffold_2685, whole genome shotgun sequence includes:
- the LOC115284934 gene encoding putative protein ZNF720, whose protein sequence is GLLTFRDVAIEFSQEEWGCLSQSQRELYRDVILETYGHFVFLGLIVSKPDLVVLLEQEKDLRGLKRKETASSHPGRREGYR, encoded by the exons ggactgctgaccttcagggatgtggccatagaattctctcaggaagagtggggatgcctgagccagagtcagcgGGAACTGTATCGGGATGTGATACTAGAGACCTACGGTCACTTCGTCTTCTTGG GTCTCATTGTATCAAAACCAGACCTGGTCGTTTTGTTGGAGCAAGAGAAGGATCTACGGGgtctgaagagaaaggagacagcaTCCTCACACCCAGGTAGGCGGGAAGGATACAGATGA